The following proteins come from a genomic window of Geminicoccaceae bacterium SCSIO 64248:
- a CDS encoding creatininase family protein: MAPFAPKHALADMTFVEFGDRLAERPVVLLPFGSQEEQGPHAPMGDWMLTRDLAAIAAERAGAIVAPTVPFGHADFFRTIPGGIQLRASTFIALVEDVVTAFLDHGVEHLLIFNGHSSNAPLIEQALRGIRRERGVAVPCINVWRSLPDSLWRQLYGEDVARARGHGGEPMTSVYMHLYPERVRPDLVRPSGNAEAFGLPTSGVSAVTFEGMPIQVPLDVTEVNRDGMMGGDPTLASAEKGAAIVEHIASFTTRFIDHIRRCDPRRITTAPVP; this comes from the coding sequence ATGGCACCTTTCGCGCCCAAGCATGCGCTCGCCGACATGACCTTCGTCGAGTTCGGCGACCGTCTCGCGGAGCGTCCGGTCGTGCTCCTGCCCTTCGGCAGCCAGGAGGAGCAGGGGCCGCACGCGCCGATGGGCGACTGGATGCTCACCCGCGATCTCGCCGCGATCGCAGCGGAGCGGGCCGGGGCCATCGTCGCGCCGACCGTGCCGTTCGGCCATGCCGATTTCTTCCGGACCATTCCGGGCGGAATCCAGTTGCGCGCCTCGACCTTCATCGCGCTGGTCGAGGACGTGGTGACGGCCTTTCTCGATCACGGCGTCGAGCATCTGCTGATCTTCAATGGCCACAGCAGCAACGCGCCCCTCATCGAGCAGGCGTTGCGCGGCATACGGCGCGAGCGCGGCGTCGCCGTTCCCTGCATCAACGTCTGGCGCAGCCTGCCCGACAGCCTGTGGCGGCAGCTCTATGGCGAGGACGTGGCCCGGGCCCGAGGCCATGGCGGCGAGCCCATGACCTCGGTCTACATGCATCTCTACCCCGAGCGCGTCCGGCCCGATCTCGTCCGGCCGAGCGGAAACGCCGAGGCGTTCGGCCTGCCGACATCGGGTGTGAGCGCCGTGACCTTCGAGGGCATGCCGATCCAGGTCCCGCTCGACGTCACTGAAGTCAATCGGGACGGCATGATGGGCGGCGATCCGACGCTCGCCTCGGCCGAGAAGGGCGCTGCGATCGTCGAGCACATCGCCAGTTTCACCACGCGCTTCATCGACCACATCCGCCGGTGCGATCCGCGCCGGATCACGACGGCGCCGGTCCCGTGA